In a genomic window of Rhabdothermincola sediminis:
- a CDS encoding vWA domain-containing protein — MSDVAVSATSGRPMLELLEGFIRELREAGLPVSLTENLDAMEAVKHIPLEDRAAFKYALGATLVKNDAHWRAFETVFEVYFSLRGSQYRLRPDKEEGPEGEARPAEMAGAGQLAGAGGEALSPEELAEMLYQALLHGDDALVRALARQAVTRYAGMEPGRPVGGTYYLYRTLRNLDLDNMLERLMEQTRRDAPQPLTALEERLERDELEARIDLLKKEVEAEIRRRLVADRGVEAMAKTLRKPLPEDVDFMHASREEMANLRKAIYPLTRKLAARLARKRKHGRRGPLDFRDTMRHSLSYGGVPAEPKFKYPRPAKPEIFVIADISGSVAAFARFTLQLVYAISNQFSKVRAFVFIDGIDEVTRFFEGTDDIGEAVHRVNTEADVVWVDGHSDYGHAFEVFWNRWGREIGPKTTVMILGDARNNYHASQAWVIKEMRKKARHVYWLNPEPRAYWNTGDSIVGEYGIHTDGTFECRNLRQLERFVENLA; from the coding sequence GTGAGCGACGTCGCCGTCTCCGCCACCAGCGGCCGGCCGATGCTCGAGCTGCTCGAAGGCTTCATCCGCGAGCTGCGCGAAGCCGGCCTGCCGGTGAGCCTGACCGAGAACCTCGACGCCATGGAGGCGGTCAAGCACATCCCGCTCGAGGACCGGGCCGCGTTCAAGTACGCGCTGGGCGCCACCCTGGTGAAGAACGACGCCCATTGGCGGGCCTTCGAGACCGTCTTCGAGGTGTACTTCTCGTTGCGGGGCAGCCAGTACCGCCTACGCCCCGACAAGGAGGAGGGTCCCGAGGGGGAAGCGCGGCCGGCGGAGATGGCGGGTGCGGGGCAGCTCGCGGGCGCGGGGGGCGAGGCGCTGTCGCCCGAGGAACTGGCCGAGATGCTCTACCAGGCGCTGCTGCACGGCGACGACGCGCTGGTGCGGGCCCTGGCCCGGCAAGCGGTGACCCGCTACGCGGGCATGGAACCGGGACGCCCGGTGGGGGGCACCTACTACCTGTACCGCACCCTGCGGAACCTCGACCTTGACAACATGCTCGAGCGGCTCATGGAGCAGACCCGCCGCGACGCCCCCCAGCCGCTCACCGCCCTGGAGGAACGGCTGGAGCGCGACGAGCTCGAGGCGCGCATCGACCTGCTCAAGAAGGAGGTCGAAGCCGAGATCCGCCGCCGCCTGGTCGCCGACCGCGGCGTGGAGGCGATGGCCAAGACCCTACGCAAGCCGCTGCCCGAAGACGTCGATTTCATGCACGCCTCACGGGAGGAGATGGCCAACCTCCGCAAGGCGATCTACCCGCTGACCCGCAAGCTGGCTGCCCGCCTGGCCCGTAAGCGCAAGCACGGGCGCCGAGGACCGCTCGACTTCCGGGACACCATGCGCCACTCGCTCAGCTACGGGGGGGTGCCCGCCGAGCCGAAGTTCAAGTACCCGCGGCCGGCCAAGCCCGAGATCTTCGTGATCGCCGACATCTCCGGCTCGGTGGCCGCGTTCGCCCGGTTCACCCTGCAGCTCGTGTACGCCATCTCGAACCAGTTCTCGAAGGTACGGGCGTTCGTGTTCATCGACGGCATCGACGAGGTGACCCGCTTCTTCGAGGGCACCGACGACATCGGCGAGGCGGTGCACCGGGTCAACACCGAAGCCGACGTGGTCTGGGTCGACGGACACTCCGACTACGGGCACGCCTTCGAGGTGTTCTGGAACCGCTGGGGCCGGGAGATCGGGCCCAAGACCACGGTGATGATCCTCGGCGACGCTCGCAACAACTACCACGCCAGCCAGGCCTGGGTGATCAAGGAGATGCGCAAGAAGGCCCGCCACGTGTACTGGCTCAATCCCGAGCCGCGGGCCTACTGGAACACGGGCGATTCGATCGTCGGGGAGTACGGCATCCACACCGACGGCACCTTCGAGTGTCGCAACCTCCGCCAGCTCGAGCGATTCGTCGAGAACCTGGCCTGA